In the genome of Methylococcus sp. EFPC2, the window CTGCATGTCGGTGGGGAAGGCCGGATACGGCGCCGTGCGCAGAGAAACCGACTTGGGTCTGCGCCCCTGCATGTCCAGCTCGATGCTGTTGTCGGTGCATACGATGTCGGCACCGGCCTCCTTCAGTTTCCCGATCACGGCATCGAGCAAATCGGGGCGGGTGTTTTTCAGCTTGACCTTGCCACCGGTCACCGCCGCGGCCACCAGGTAAGTACCCGTCTCGATGCGATCGGGCATGATGTTGTAGTGCAGACCCTCGCCCGACAGGCTCTTTACGCCTTCGATTTCCAGGATGTCGGTGCCGGCTCCACGTATCTTGGCGCCCATGGCGTTAAGGAAATGCGCCAGATCGACCACCTCGGGCTCACGGGCGGCATTTTCGATGACCGTCACGCCCTCCGCCAGCGAGGCCGCCATCATCAGGTTCTCGGTGCCGGTCACGGTGATCTGGTCCAGCACCAGGCGGCAGCCCTTGAGCCGCTTGGCCTTGGCATAGATGTAGCCGTTACGGACGCTGATCTCCGCTCCCATGGCGGCCAAGCCTTCCAGGTGCAGATTGACCGGCCGGGTGCCTATCGCACAGCCGCCTGGCAAGGAGACCTCGGCCTGACCGAAACGCGCGACCAAGGGGCCCAGCACCAGGATGGAGGCGCGCATGGTCTTGACCAGATCGTAGGGCGCGTAAAAGCTGTCCACGGTGCTTGCGTCGACCTCGATGTTCATCTTTTCGTCGACCATGAGCCTCACGCCCATGCGCCCGAGCAACTCCATGGTGGTGGTGATGTCCTGCAGATGCGGAACGTTCCCTATCGTCACCGGGGCTTCGGACAGCAAAGCTCCCGCCAGTATGGGCAGGGCGGCGTTTTTGGCGCCGGAAATACGGAGTTCGCCCAGTAGCGGCTTGCCACCGGAAATAAGCAGTTTATCCATGCAGGGGTTTACTCGTGTTGGACCCGGAGCACCGGGCATGGGGTTGAATCGTCAAGAAAATATCCGGTCCACACCGGCCACGCGCGCGATCGCCAACAGTTGGGCGGGGGCGTGGATGTACTCGAGGCCGACTCCGGCCTCACGTGCCCGCCGCTGCCATTCGAGCAGCAAGGCCAAGCCGGCGCTATCGACCCTGACGATGCCGGATAAGTCGAATACCGCACGGGACGAACCGGAAAACAAGCGCGCGCTTTTTTTCAATGCATCGGCGACAGAGGCGAAGCCAAGCTCGCCTTGCAGGACGAAGCGGCCCGGCTCGATCTCTTGCAGTTCGAATTCGCTCCCTCGACCGTTAGCTGTAGCGGCGTGCGATTTCATTTAGGCTGGGGCGTGCCCCGTTCGTGCGCCTTCTCCGGGGTCTTCGCCGGAGCTTTCACCACGGGCTTTGCCGGGGCCGCAACGGCCTTGGGGGCATGCACCGCCTTGGAAACCGGCTCTGCTGCCGGCGCCGGCTTGGATGCGGGTGGCGCCGGCGCGGGCTCCAGGGTGGGCCCGGCTGGCTGCGACGTGGCTTCCCGCCGGTCCTCGGGCTCCTTTTCGGCGTCCGCTTTGCCCTCCGCCTCTTCCTCCGCAGGCTGGCTGTCCTCGTCCGTTTTATCGCCGGCTTCCTGGTTTTCGCTCGATTTCTTCTCCGCGCCGCTTTCGGCCTTGTTGAACAGGAAGCGGCTGATCACTTCCTCCAGCACCAGGGCCGACTGCGTCAACTCGATCTCGTCGCCGTCCTTGAGGTAATCCGGAGCGCCCCCCGCGCTCACGCCGACATATTGTTCGCCGAGCAAACCCTGGGTAAGTATGCTGGCACTGGAGTCTTCCGGGATGGTGTCGAACCGGGGGTCTATCCGCATTTCGACGACGGCTTCATAACTGTCCTTATCGAAGGTGACGGCGCTGACGCGGCCCACCTGCACCCCCGCCATCGATACCAGAGCCTTGGGCTTAAGACTGCCCACGTTTTCGAAGCGCGCCTTGATCACATAGCTCTTGTCATCGATTTTCAGATCGGCCAGGTTGCTGACCTTCATCGCCAGAAAAAACAGGGCAATCAGGCCCAATCCGACGAACAGGCCTACCCAGAGCTCGATCGCCTTGGATTGCTGCATCAATTCTCTCCAAACATCAGGGCCGTGAGCACAAAATCCCAGCCCAACACGGCAAAGGCCGAGTAAACGACGGAACGCGTGGTCGCCCGGCTGACGCCTTCCGAGGTGGGAATGGCATCGTAACCCTCGAACAGCGCGATCCAGGTCACGACGACTCCGAACACCACGCTTTTGATGAGGCCGTTGACGATATCCTCATAGAAGTCGATCTTGGCCTGCATCTGCGACCAGAAAGCCCCCTCATCCACCCCCAACAGACCCACGCCCACGAAATAGCCGCCCATCACCCCTATCATGCTGAACACGGCGGCCAGCAGGGGCATGGACAGGACGCCCGCGAAAAAGCGCGGGGCGAAAATGCGTTTGATCGGGTCCACTGCCATCATTTCCATGCCGGACAACTGCTCGGTCGCCTTCATCAAGCCGATTTCGGCAGTCAGTGCGGATCCCGCGCGTCCCGAGAACAGCAGCGCCGTCACCACGGGACCCAACTCGCGCACCAGGGAGGCCGCCACCATCACGCCCAGGGTTTGTTCGGCGCCGAAATCGGACAGGACGTAGAAGCCCTGCAAACCCAGCACCATGCCGACGAACAGTCCGGAGACGACGATCAGCAGGATGCTGAGCACGCCGACCGACAATACCTGAGCATTCAACAGCCGGGGCCGGCCGATCAGACCGGGAAGGCCACCCAATACATGCAGCGCGAAAAGGTTCGCCCGGCCCAGCTTCTGTATGGTATCCAGGGTAGCGCGGCCCAGCCGCCGTATGAGTTCGATCAGCACTCTCATGTCGTCAGGAAGATCTGGGCGTCCCGCCCTGCCGGCCGTTGCCGTAGAGATCATCGAAATAGTCGGGGGCCGGATAGTGGAACGGCACGGGGCCGTCGGCGTCGCCGTGCATGAACTGGCGAATCCAGGGCGAATCGGAACGATCCAGCGCCTCGGGCGTACCCTGCCCCACGACGCGGCCATCCGAGATCAGGTAGACGTAATCGGCAATGGAAGCCGTTTCCCTCACATCATGGGAAACCACCACACTGGTCAAACCGAGCTCGCGGTTCAGATCGCGGATCAACTTGACCAACACCCCCATGGAAATCGGATCCTGCCCGGTAAAAGGTTCGTCGTACATGACCATCAGGGGATCCAGGGCGATCGCGCGCGCCAACGCCACACGCCGAGCCATGCCACCCGAGAGCTGAGCCGGCATCAGGTCCCTCGCTCCGCGAAGGCCAACCGCCTGCAGTTTCATCAGGACCAGGGTGCGTATCATCGACTCCGGCAGGCGCGTATGTTCGCGCAAGGGAAAGGCGACGTTCTCGAACACGCTGAGATCGGTCAGCAACGCACCGCTCTGGAACAGCATGCCCATGCGCTTGCGCAACTGATATAGATCACGCAGGCTCAGCCCGTGGACATGAACGCCGTCAAAGACCACTCGCCCCGATTTCGGGCGCAACTGCCCGCCAATCAGCTTCAGCAAGGTGGTTTTGCCAGTGCCGCTGGGGCCCATGATGGCGGTCACCTTGCCGCGCGGTATGTCCAGACTCACCCCTCCGAAAATGATCCTGTCGCCCCGCGAAAACACCAGGTCGCGGATGGAAATCAGGATTTCATTATCGGTAAAGACACCTGTCATGCGGTAAGGAGCGAGCCGGCCGGAATTCAAAAGGGGCGTATTGTCCCCGAGCGCGATGATCCGAGTCAACTTCCTGAATTGCGGGGGTTACCAGGGTTCCGATGCCTGGCAGCGGACGAAGGGGCGATCCAGCGGCTAGGCCTGCGCCTGATCGATGCCTGCCCGCTCTAGCATCGTCACCCGCGATTGGCGCCGTTCGAAACGGTGCCAATAACACAACGGCACTTAGCCGATTAAGCCACGGCCGTGCAAGAAACTGCCGAGCGACCAACAGGCAAGCTACATCTCGGCGTGTGAACAAGGTATCATTGCCGACTTAATCTCTGAACACGAGACACGAGTGCCGGCCAAGCGCTACGAGCCCGTACCGCGCCGCCGGTAGAATAGCCAGCCGAATAAACACCGCCCAATAATTATTTTTCCCAGATTCAGGTGTCATCTATGTATCAATTTTTGATTGTCGTTCATGTCCTCATCGCCATATCCATCATTGGCCTGGTAATGCTGCAACAAGGCCGTGGAGCCGATGCGGGGGCGGGATTCGGCGGTGGAGCATCGAATACCTTGTTTGGCGCGAGGGGGTCGGCATCGTTTCTTTCCCGCACGACCGCCATCCTCGCCGCTCTGTTCTTCTCGTCCAGCCTGCTTCTTGCTTATTCCGCCGCCAAACAGGATAATAAGGGCACTGACCTGATGGACACGCCAGCCGCAAGCCAGGCTCCGGTCGACTTGCCGGTCGTAAAGGATGAAGGTGCGGCGCCGCAGAAATCCGACCTTCCGCCGGTAACCGAGGAAGGCAAGAAGTAGATCCTCGATCGAATTCCGCCGATGTGGTGAAATTGGTAGACACGCCATCTTGAGGGGGTGGTGACGAAAGTCGTGTCGGTTCAAATCCGACCATCGGCACCAATAGCTAGTATCAAGCCGTCGCAAGACGCATCAAAACCCGCGAGTCGCAAGGCTTGGCGGGTTTTTTGTTGTCTCATGCCGTATCACGCGATAGCATCCAATACCGACACTCTTGACGGTATTTCTGACGGTATCGAAGGCCTTGACGGTATCCGATACCGTCAAACGGGATGAAGCGCCCATGATGCAAGACATTGAAGCCCGCAAGGCCAAGCCGACCGAGAAGCCCTACAAGATCGCCGACGAGCGCGGCATGTACCTATTGGTGCAACCAACCGGCTCGAAACTATGGCGCATGGATTACCGCTTCGGCGGTAAGCGCAAGACCCTGGCCCTAGGGAGTTATCCGGAGGTCACCCTGTCAGACGCCCGCACCAGGCTCGAGGAAGCCCGCAAGCTGCTGGTCAATGGCGTCGATCCGTCGGCATTCAAGAAAGCCGCCGTTGCCGCCAAGGCCGAATTGGTGGCCAATAGCTTCGAAATCATCGCCCGCGAATGGTTGGAAAAGCAACGCGGCAAGTGGGTGGAAACCACTTACACCCATACCCTGGAGCGGTTGGAGAAAAACCTGTTCCCCTGGATCGGCGCCCGGCCGATAGCCGAGATCACGCCCCGCGAGCTGCTGGACGCATTGGACAAAACCGTCGACCGTGGCCGGCTGGATACCGCCCAACGGCTACGCAGCGAGGCAAGCCGGATATTCCGCTATGCCGTGGCAACCGGGCGAGTCGAGCGTGATCCTGCGGCAGACCTGACCGGCGCGCTGCCGCCGGCGAAGGTTAAGCACCGCTCCACCATCGTCGAGCCCAAGCTGGTGGGCGAGCTGCTCCGCGCGGTGGGATCCTACGCCGGCTCGCCGATAGTCCGGGCTGCGCTCAAATTGGCCCCGTTGGTATTTCTCAGGCCCGGCGAGCTGACCAAGGCCGAGTGGACGGAGTTTGACCTTGACGCCCGCGAATGGCGGGTACCGGGTGAGCGCATGAAGATGCGAACCCGGCATATCGTGCCGCTGTCCACTCAGGCGGTGGCGATCCTGCACGATCTTCACCCGCTGACCGGCCACGGGCGATACGTGTTCCCCCATGCCCATGGCCGCGATCATCACATGACCACCGAGGCCGTCCGGGCCGCTCTGATCCGCCTGGGCTACGGCACCGACTCTGAAAACCCCATGGTCACACACGGATTTAGGGGCATGGCGTCCACACTGTTGCACGAACAAGGCTGGCCGTCCGATGTCATCGAACGCCAGCTTGCCCATGCTGAGCGGAACAAGATCAAGGCCGCGTACAACCACGCTGAACACCTGCCCGAGCGGCGCAAGATGATGCAGGCTTGGGCCGATTATCTGGACGGATTGAAGAACGGGGCGGATGTCATACCGTTCCGCCGGTCAGGTTAAGCGTGGCCAGCCTGCAATATTCATGAACCTTGGACATACTGCTTTTGTTGGGTGGCCCTATTGCTTCATGCGATAATTCGACAGAAATCGCCTGCTCAAAACAATAAGGAAAATTCATTTCACGGTCACAACGAGGTGCGCCATGACTTCTACGCATAAGCCCATGCAGCGCCTGTATCAAAAACTCGCAAACGTCGGTTACAGCAAGCCCTATATTCATTCCCTGCTGCCGGAATGGTGGGATGATGCTATCGCGGATACTCCTGCCGGCTTCCAGCAGGCCAGCCTGCTGCTGAGCCGCTTGTTCAGTATCCAACCAGAAAGCTTGTGGACAGAAGCCGCACTGCCAGCCTTAGCCGTCCCTGATGGCTGCAAGTTCAAGCAGCGGGCCAACACGCAAAGCCATGAGCTGGATATCGCATGTGCCCTAGCACGCTCGGCGGCCCGCTTGACTCTGAAAGCATTTAAGCCGGAGTTCATGCCGGGCGTTTATCCCGATGCGGCTGTACTCCGCCGACAGTTACTGGAGGGTAAGCCTTGGATTGCCTTCCAAGACCTATTGGCGTACTGCCTGCATTCGGGTATTCCGGTTATTTTTTTGGACCACTTCCCGGTCAAAGCAAAGAAAATGGCTGGGGTTTCTTTCGAGCAGGACGGGCGACCGGTCATTGTCTTAACCCAGCGTAAGCCGCATGGGTTTCTATTGTTCGATTTGGCTCATGAACTAGGCCATATTGCCTTGGGACATACCCAAGGCGGTGCTTGGGTCATTGATACAGAGATCGACGCTGATGCGGAAGACGAACACGAACAAACTGCTAATCGTTATGCTCGCGAGTTACTCACGGGCAGTTCAGATTGCAATATCGTTCCAGCGGGACGACTTTATCCACAACAACTAAAAACAATAGCGAATAGGATTGGAGCCGAGAAGAAAATAGACCCACTCCATGTCGCTTTAAATTACGGCCACAACGTAAAAACTCACTTTGCTGTTGCGGTTAGCGCCGTAAAACTTATTGCCGAAAATCGTCCAACTGACCAAGAAACTTTGATTCAGTTACTACTGGACTTCTTGGACCTTGACGCCATGCCGGAAGATGACTTCGCAGCGTTGAAGCGGCTCATTGGGAAAACTCGCGTTTGATCCTGCTGGCGGACAACGACATCATCTTAAAACTGGCCCAATGCGACATGTTGGGGGACTTGCCTGAATTGCTAGGTGAGTCTACTGACGAGATTCTTGTTACGCCTACGGCCAGATATCAGCTTTTGCCGAAGAATGCTGTGAAGGCACGAGAAAAGTGCGGAAGCGAAGTGGTTGTAGAGAGGGTTCAAGCTTTTCTGGATATGGCCAAGGTAATTCCAGCCATCATCGACCAAGACTTGCTGAAAACCTTGTCTGGGATCGACAGAATAGACGATGGGGAGGCTTTACTATTTGCTGCAGCCTCCGAGCTTGCTGGTTCCCTGCTGATAACAGGTGATAGAAAGGCGCTTTGCGCCTTGTTAGCTAATGTAGACTTGATTCCTTTGCTGGTACCTGCTTTGAATGGAAGGGTGGTTACATTTGAAAGCGCCATCCTATTAGCGCTGCACAAGTTCGGCTTCGCCATAGTCAAGCAGAAACTGTTGGGCTGTCCGAAGCCTGATGCCATGCTGCGTCTGTTACTGAAACCGGATATGCGCGAGTCCGACTTGATTGATTGCTTAGTTTCATATTCTAAGGAAATTGAGCCGATGTTGGCGCTTCGACATTTATTGCCTATGAATCGCCCAATCGCCACATGAACGCGTTTCGTCGCCGTAGCGTTTCATAATTTAATTCCGCCTACCTCATCCAAATTACCGCGCCCAGTCCGGCCAGGTGACTAGCTGACGCCCTTGTCCGCCGGCAAACCCAATCCTTAGGCAGACCCCCGCTTTTTCCGTTACCAGTACATGGGTAAAGATGGATCCCATGCTGGAGCGGACCGACGGCCATTACCGTTACTTTCCGTGTCCTGCACCAGGTTTGCCGCGACACGCCCTGCTTTATCGGTGCGTGGTCACCGCGGGAGACGTCCCGCTGCATTGTCAGGCCCATTCCGGAACCGGGAGCGATGTATTCCCCTGCTCACAGCTGTGCCTGGTGCGTGATATACCTACATGGCGCGACACACGCTTATGCGGCGCCGGTTAAGCGGTTGTAACCGCCCTGCAGTACCCCGATCTTCGCACCGGACCACATGCGACCCCCAAGGCTTGCCGTTTCATCCCCCCTCTTTCCATCGCCGAGGGGGTATTCCAACGCGCGCAACACGCTGGACGAGCGGTGCGAATTCATAGGGACTGGGGCCGATTATCTGGATCGATTGAAGAGCGGTGCGGCCGTGATTCCGTTCCGGCGTTCCGGCTGATACTATCGAATTACCACGCCTAGCCCGGCCAGGCGACAAGCAGGACTCCTTCACCTGCTGGCGTGGTTCCTATCTTGAAGGGCTGGCCTTGAAGGTGGCTTTCATGCAGGTCCCATCCTGGGTAACTCTCTTTGATACCGGCGAGAAGGAGCACCTTATTGAGGTACTAAGGGATGAACTAAAAGCCGTTCAAGCGGGTTTTATAAAGCCTAGCCTTCACATAACTATACGCGAAATGCTTTTGCCCCTGATCCATGCTTACCTGCTCGATTTCGATAAGCCGGGAAAGCCCGTATCTGAGAGTGTTCGATTAGCGGCCGAACTGTACTTTCTAGCGGCTGATGTGGCTGACAAAATCGAGCGGTGTCGAGCTATAACTTACCATATTGACTCCCTGACTTCGTTATGGGACCAGTTTATTAAACATGGTTCAGCGTACCGGATATATCATGATCTCCCAAATGAAATTTCTGCCAAACAGGTAAGGTCCAAGAAGCAGAGCGAGCGAGCCAAAAAGCCGCGCCGCCTCTTGGAGTGTGACGATGGATCGGTGACAAACACTAATCAGATCATCGGGAAAATCGCAATTTCCAACGAGCACAAAAGCAAATCGCCAAAGGAATTATGGCTGGTTTTTTTCCATGAACTAGATAGATTAGGCTTCGGCCCAAAGGAGCCTAAAAACTCGCCTATAAGATATATCTACGACCGAAACGGAGTGAGCGAGGAATATAAATACAGCTCCTTCCAAAAGGTCGTTTCACTATACCGTACGGGGAAAAAATTACTCTAGCCGCGGTTCGAGTAAAGTCGCCGATATCGTTTGACCCAGATAGCAACTGCACGGGGTCAAACGATGCAAAAGAACTCTTCACAACCTGAACCGATTCCGGATGCGCTTCGTCATTTCGACGACCTGCCCAATAGCGCACACGTCCGCTTGCCTGTGGTCTGCGCCTTGTTCGCGTGCGCACCGGCAACGGTTTGGAGGAATGTAAAAAAGCAAAAGCTGCCGTCGCCGGCGCGCATTGGGGCTGGCGTCACCGCTTGGAATGTTGGGGCGCTTCGTCAGGTGATGT includes:
- the mlaD gene encoding outer membrane lipid asymmetry maintenance protein MlaD; this encodes MQQSKAIELWVGLFVGLGLIALFFLAMKVSNLADLKIDDKSYVIKARFENVGSLKPKALVSMAGVQVGRVSAVTFDKDSYEAVVEMRIDPRFDTIPEDSSASILTQGLLGEQYVGVSAGGAPDYLKDGDEIELTQSALVLEEVISRFLFNKAESGAEKKSSENQEAGDKTDEDSQPAEEEAEGKADAEKEPEDRREATSQPAGPTLEPAPAPPASKPAPAAEPVSKAVHAPKAVAAPAKPVVKAPAKTPEKAHERGTPQPK
- the mlaE gene encoding lipid asymmetry maintenance ABC transporter permease subunit MlaE, which encodes MRVLIELIRRLGRATLDTIQKLGRANLFALHVLGGLPGLIGRPRLLNAQVLSVGVLSILLIVVSGLFVGMVLGLQGFYVLSDFGAEQTLGVMVAASLVRELGPVVTALLFSGRAGSALTAEIGLMKATEQLSGMEMMAVDPIKRIFAPRFFAGVLSMPLLAAVFSMIGVMGGYFVGVGLLGVDEGAFWSQMQAKIDFYEDIVNGLIKSVVFGVVVTWIALFEGYDAIPTSEGVSRATTRSVVYSAFAVLGWDFVLTALMFGEN
- a CDS encoding lipid asymmetry maintenance protein MlaB — translated: MKSHAATANGRGSEFELQEIEPGRFVLQGELGFASVADALKKSARLFSGSSRAVFDLSGIVRVDSAGLALLLEWQRRAREAGVGLEYIHAPAQLLAIARVAGVDRIFS
- a CDS encoding ImmA/IrrE family metallo-endopeptidase — protein: MTSTHKPMQRLYQKLANVGYSKPYIHSLLPEWWDDAIADTPAGFQQASLLLSRLFSIQPESLWTEAALPALAVPDGCKFKQRANTQSHELDIACALARSAARLTLKAFKPEFMPGVYPDAAVLRRQLLEGKPWIAFQDLLAYCLHSGIPVIFLDHFPVKAKKMAGVSFEQDGRPVIVLTQRKPHGFLLFDLAHELGHIALGHTQGGAWVIDTEIDADAEDEHEQTANRYARELLTGSSDCNIVPAGRLYPQQLKTIANRIGAEKKIDPLHVALNYGHNVKTHFAVAVSAVKLIAENRPTDQETLIQLLLDFLDLDAMPEDDFAALKRLIGKTRV
- the secG gene encoding preprotein translocase subunit SecG; its protein translation is MYQFLIVVHVLIAISIIGLVMLQQGRGADAGAGFGGGASNTLFGARGSASFLSRTTAILAALFFSSSLLLAYSAAKQDNKGTDLMDTPAASQAPVDLPVVKDEGAAPQKSDLPPVTEEGKK
- the murA gene encoding UDP-N-acetylglucosamine 1-carboxyvinyltransferase, whose product is MDKLLISGGKPLLGELRISGAKNAALPILAGALLSEAPVTIGNVPHLQDITTTMELLGRMGVRLMVDEKMNIEVDASTVDSFYAPYDLVKTMRASILVLGPLVARFGQAEVSLPGGCAIGTRPVNLHLEGLAAMGAEISVRNGYIYAKAKRLKGCRLVLDQITVTGTENLMMAASLAEGVTVIENAAREPEVVDLAHFLNAMGAKIRGAGTDILEIEGVKSLSGEGLHYNIMPDRIETGTYLVAAAVTGGKVKLKNTRPDLLDAVIGKLKEAGADIVCTDNSIELDMQGRRPKSVSLRTAPYPAFPTDMQAQFTAMNCVAEGVGVITETVFENRYMHVQEMQRMGADIKLESNTAIVRGVERLTGAPVMATDLRASASLVLAGLVAEGQTVVERIYHIDRGYECIEEKLSQLGAEIRRVPQ
- a CDS encoding integrase arm-type DNA-binding domain-containing protein gives rise to the protein MMQDIEARKAKPTEKPYKIADERGMYLLVQPTGSKLWRMDYRFGGKRKTLALGSYPEVTLSDARTRLEEARKLLVNGVDPSAFKKAAVAAKAELVANSFEIIAREWLEKQRGKWVETTYTHTLERLEKNLFPWIGARPIAEITPRELLDALDKTVDRGRLDTAQRLRSEASRIFRYAVATGRVERDPAADLTGALPPAKVKHRSTIVEPKLVGELLRAVGSYAGSPIVRAALKLAPLVFLRPGELTKAEWTEFDLDAREWRVPGERMKMRTRHIVPLSTQAVAILHDLHPLTGHGRYVFPHAHGRDHHMTTEAVRAALIRLGYGTDSENPMVTHGFRGMASTLLHEQGWPSDVIERQLAHAERNKIKAAYNHAEHLPERRKMMQAWADYLDGLKNGADVIPFRRSG
- a CDS encoding ABC transporter ATP-binding protein; its protein translation is MTGVFTDNEILISIRDLVFSRGDRIIFGGVSLDIPRGKVTAIMGPSGTGKTTLLKLIGGQLRPKSGRVVFDGVHVHGLSLRDLYQLRKRMGMLFQSGALLTDLSVFENVAFPLREHTRLPESMIRTLVLMKLQAVGLRGARDLMPAQLSGGMARRVALARAIALDPLMVMYDEPFTGQDPISMGVLVKLIRDLNRELGLTSVVVSHDVRETASIADYVYLISDGRVVGQGTPEALDRSDSPWIRQFMHGDADGPVPFHYPAPDYFDDLYGNGRQGGTPRSS
- a CDS encoding AlpA family transcriptional regulator, with product MQKNSSQPEPIPDALRHFDDLPNSAHVRLPVVCALFACAPATVWRNVKKQKLPSPARIGAGVTAWNVGALRQVMLSSGEDA